Genomic DNA from Sphingomonas sp. IW22:
AGCCTTGCCGCGAGCCGCTGCGGCCTGATCCTGCGTAGCGAAGCCTTGCGATCAAATCCCAAGCGCAACATCCGCAGGAATGGAACCCTTCCGGCCTACCAGCCTCGCGCCGAAATCATCCTCGAGCGCCACTTTGGCAAGAGCATATTCGACGAGATCTGTGGTCGAGGCGATGCCGCTCCGCATCTTGGCACGATCGATGAGTTCACGCGGCACGCGCGCGCCGACGGCGCTGTTGGTGCCTGACAGCAAGCCAGCCGCTTTCGCCGCAGCCACGACCGCTTCATGTCTCTGGGACAAATGATCTTCGTGTTTCGTTGCCATCGAAAACTCCTCACGTTGAACATATACGCAATTTTGTAAAACATGCAAGGCTTTGCCGAAAGCCGCCTGCCAACCTCATTCTTGCGGAGCGAGCCAGAGAGCCTGATAGGACGCGCATCCCTGCATTAGCTCCGCATGCGTCCCACTGCCGACCAGCCTGCCCCCTTTCATGAAAAGAACCTGATCGGCGCCCTTCGCTGTCGCCAGGCGATGGGTGATCATGATGAGGGTCGTTGCGCTATTGGTCCTGCACTGCAGCCTCGCGATCACATCTGCCTCGCTGCGCGGATCGAGCGCGGACGTGCTTTCATCCAGGATCAGGACTGGCACATCCACCCCCGCCAAGCGCGCAAGCTCCAGCTTCTGGATCTGGCCTCCTGACAGGCGCTCGCCCTGTTCCCCCAATTCCATATCGAAGTCGATCGGTCTTCCAGGCTCGTGGAAGCGCCAGACATGAAGCAGTTCCTCGACGTCGCTGATGGGCTGGTTCGCCGGGGGATAGAGGATATTCTCCCGCAGTGATCGGTTGAACAGGCCGATGAACTGCGGCGCATAAAGAATATAGCGATGACGCTCGCTCCAGGGGATCGTGGCGATATCTACACCTGCAATCTCAACCCTTCCCGAGGCAGGTGCGAGCACGCCGGCAAGGATTTGGGCAAGCGTGGATTTGCCCGAACCGTTCGGGCCAACGATGGCGACGAAGCGGCCTGACGCGATATGCAGTGAAATCCCGGCGAGGGCGGGCAAGCCATCATCATAGCGGAAGCTGAGATTTTCAGCGGCGAGATCGGCGTCGGCAAAGCGGTCAGGCTGCCAGGAACCCCGCTCATCTTCGGCATTCGTCAATGCCAGAACGTCGCGAATGTTGGCGATCGCGACACCGGCCTGCGCCAGGATATAGCCCAGCGAACTCAGCGGAACCGTCAGTCTAAAGGCATAGGTCTGCAACAACACGAATTCGCCTGCCGTCATTCGCCCTTTGCCGACATCGAGACCGGCCAGCATGAGCAGCGCCACAAGCCCGGCTCCCACGATGCAGAACTGCAGCGCCGCCATGATCGTCAGCGAACGGTACATGGCCCCGTTGGCCTGCCGCTTCGCGCTCAATGTCCTGCCCACATAGTGGAGTTCGCGATCGAGAGCGCCGTTGAGGATGACCCGGCGGGCATTGCGCACGATGTCGCCGATCGTGCGGGACACATGCGATGCCGCCGCATTGCTTGCATCGGCATGCACACGGTGGCGTGCCGCGCCCATCCAGGTTGCCCCGAGGAATCCCAACAGCGTCACGCCCAGGATCAGGACATTGCGAGGCTCGATCAGGCTGGCGATCACCGCGAGACTGGCAAGAGCCTGCAGGAAGACAGGCCCCAGCCGCCAGATCAATCCTTCCACGACCAGGGTCAGGCTATAGGGCAATCGCTCCAGCATGCCGGGAACGCGTCCGCTCCGGCTGTCGCGCGCCGCCGTGATTTGAGGCAGGGCGGCGCCAAGCGCATGGGTTTTAAGCAGCCGCGCCAGTGCATCGACCATTTTCGCGGTGCAGGAAAGCCTGGCCGTTTCCAGGATGGAGGCGCCCGCCCAGCATCCCACGAACAGCAGGATGTACAGCAACAATTGCATGGGCGGTCCCACTGGTCCGGCCAACGTGTCGATCAGCAGCTTGAGCGCATAGGGACCGGCGACGCCCATCGCGATCACGAGGGCTTCCAGGGCGAAAGCCTCTATCAGGCTCCGCCTGGCACCGAGGTCCGCAGACAGCATCAGCCGCGTCAGCCGGACCAATATGCCGAACGTCGTCACTTTCATGGCCTCCTGGCGATCGGTGAATGAGCCAGAAGGAGGATTTGGAACGCGGCCTTTATCCTAGCGGCAAATCAGGCTGTTGCGAAGCCGGGATCGCGAGACGCCAGAAAGGGAAGGGAGGGGCGGGAATGTGACGGGAGATGTGGATCGTCCCGTTGTTCCTCTATCTCAAGGAGATGGTTCCCATGGCGACCCTTGCCCGCATGAACGAAGCGCCCCCCGTATCCGCCCCCTATCGCATCGATGTCTCGCGCGGCCGAATGAGCAGCCGCGTATCGTCGGAATGGTTCTCCCGGCCCGACGATGAGAAATATCTCTCGCTGACCAGCCTCTATGATGCCGTTCGTGGCCGCGCGGACAGGGCGACCACCCGCATCGTCGAAAGCCGCGCGATCCGGGTCGAGGCGAAAAGCGACAACCCTGAACGCCTGATGCTGATGGCGCCTGGAGATGATCGCCCCCTGGCGCCGACCAACTGGTCCTTCGGCCAGGTGGCGAGCCTCGTTGGGGCACCGGCTTCCTATCTGCGCCAGCTTCCAGCGGCCCTTGCGGGCATCAACCTGCAACAAGGGCTCATGACCCACCGCGGCGAGCAGGTCAAACTGCTGCAGACGGACAATGGCAGAACCGAACTGCGCGCTGCTACCGGTTCCGAATATGGGCGCATTTTCGACTGGGAGCTGGTCCAGGCTGTAATGGCCTTTGCCGGTGACGGCGTCGGCGATACGCGCTGGAAGGTGCCTGGCACAATCCAGTGGGGCAGCATGACCTACAATCCCCACGTGGATATCACCAAGGAAACGACCACACTCTACGCATCGGACAGAGATATTTTCCTGTTCCTCGTCGATGATACACATCCGATCGAGGCAGGAAAACTGCCAAATGGCGATCCTGACCTGTACTTTCGCGGCTTTTATGCCTGGAACAGCGAGGTCGGCTCGAAAACGCTCGGCATTGCGACCTTTTACCTCCGAGGCGTTTGCGCGAACAGATGCCTTTGGGGCGTCGAGAATTTCGAGGAAGTCAACATCCGCCACTCGAAATTCGCCGGCGCCCGTTTTGCCCATCAGGCCGCTCCGGCACTCGAGCATTTCGCGAACTCCTCTCCGTCGCATTTCATCTCCGGCATCAAGGCTGCCCGCGAACGGATCGTCGCGCGCAAGGACGAAGATCGCGAGCCTTTCCTGCGCAGGCGCGGCTTCTCGAAGGCCGAGACCACGAAAATCATCCAGACCGTACTCGCCGAGGAAGGCAGGCCACCTGAATCCATCTATGATTTCGTGCAGGGCATAACCGCGCTCGCGCGGTCGAAGCCCCATCAGGACAGTCGCCTCGAACTGGAAACCAAGGCCCGAAAGCTCCTCGAACAGGCGCTCTGACGCCAGGCCTTCGTCCGCTTCTCCGCTCTTCAGTCCCGCATCCTGGTCCCGCGCCAGGATGCCCTACGTCATGAAAGGATGCCCTCATGCGTCCCCATCAATCCGCCCCCCTCCAGGAATTCACCGTCGACGTCGCCTTTTTCAGCGGCGCAGACCCTTTCGCCACCGAGACATATCGGATCCCGGCCGCGACATGGTTCAGCGCGCAGCAGCAGGCGCTGCATATGTCGGTGAACAGCGTCTACGATAATGCGCGCATTCCCGATCTCCGTCGCACCGCCACCGTCCGGTCCGTCTGACGCTCATCTGCGATCAAGTCGGCCATAGCCAGCCACTCCGGCGCATCATGCGGCGGAGTGGCCGGTCCCGATCAAGGACATCATCATGCAGGAACCTGACGATCGCATGTGGCGCGCGCTGCTCGATTTCCGCGCGCGTCATGGCCGGCGCTGGAAGGACGCGCTCACTCGTAAATGGATGAACGGCGATGACGAGCGGGAGCCAAACAGCGCATCGCTTCGCATGATCCGCAACCAGTTCGGGCCATCCTGGCTCTCGGACTTGCCCAGGCTCCGCCTCGACAACGCGGCGCGGCGTCTCGCCAATCTGGAGAAGCTTCCAGATATGTGCGCCTGTCCTCATCCGGAAACTGGCGAGACCATCATCATCAAGCGCGGCGAGGCCGGATATTGGCCGATGCCCTCGCTCATCGCGGTCGATGCGTTCAATGCGAGGCCTGCCGCGATCGCAGCTATGCAAGCCGGCGCCATGTTCGGATGGCATGTCCCGGCAGCCGATCCCGATCGCTATGATGCGGTTGGAAGTCCACTGACCGATCGGGGCAATGCTGCCGGATGAGATCCCCCTTTCGCGGTGCCTCCTTGCCGCCGACCCGAGACCTAGAGGAGAGAGGGAGGGATGGCGTGATCCTTGAGGAGATCGCGCATGCATGACAAGCCGCTCAGAAATTCCGTCCAGCATGGTTGCGGGCTGTCGCTGCCTTCCTCCGGTGCCGAGGCCTCCCGCCATGATTGAAGCCTCGACAGCCTTCGATCCCGCCGACGCGCGATGCTGGGTCGCGCGGGGCCGCCCCGAAGATCATGCAGAGCAACTGGCTCGCGCATGGGCTGACTTTCCGGATCTCCCCAATGAGGCGCCAGCCCAGGACCGCATGGCCCGCATTCGCGAGCGCGTCGCGGCGCTTCGCCCCCTCAACGACGCCATCCGCGAGGAAGGGGAACGCGAGCGGAAGCGCCGGAATTTCGCCTTCGTCGAACGCCGCATCGCGGAAGGGAAGGGCGCCGCGCGCGATCATTTCATCCTGCAGGCTTCCTCCCGCCATGGCTATGACTGGGACGACGCGGTTCACTATGCGGATGGCAGTATCGCGGCAATATCAGGCTGGGAGCCGCGCCGATCCTTCCATACAAGGTCTGGCGCAAGCGCTGATCCACTCGACAGCGCCTATGCCCAGGGCTTTCGCGATGGCGGAGGCTGTTTCGAAGATCCGTTCGATGCTGCGCGGCGCGCCTATGCCGCCGCCGCGGCCGCCACGCAGCGCGAACCACGAACCGCCTCTGTCCAGCCGATGTCCCGGCCGCTTCCAAGCAGTTGGCCTCTGCCGACAGACGCGCCGCGCCCCACGCGATGGTCCAGGCGCCTGCTGATCATAGGTGCGACTTCCGCCGCGGATGCAGGCCTTGCGCTTCCTGCCATGCTCCAGTCCCGGTCAGGCCATCAGGACATGACAATGATCCTTGCCGTTCCCGGCCAGGGATTTTGCCTTTGGGATAGCGTCGGCAATGCCGAGACACAGAATAGGCAGAGCCCGTTGCCTGTCCTGCTCGCCCATGTCGATCCTGACGATACTCTGGTCGTTGCAGACGGAGATGATCTCGACTGGATCGACCATCACGCCGCTCTCCTTCCCCTCTGCCGCACGATGGAGCGGACGCGAAACTCGGTGATCCAGCAACGGGGCCAGTTTCGCACCTGGCTCGATCGTGGGCTCGATACCGGCGAAATCATGGCCGGCGGGCATATCTGCTGGACGAAGGTCGCCCAGGGGCTCTCAGGCCGCCTCGGGGAATTTATCGCCCGCTATAGCGGCCCCGTCCGCCCGCGCGGCCATCAGATCGTCATCGAGCTCACAGACGGAACGTCAGCAACCGGCTTCATGACGCCGCAGGGCGACCTGCTCAAGCCGGAAGCGATCATCTCCAACAAAGCGCATTTGCGCAAGCATATGGCGGCAATGCTGCGCCGCTTCGCCTCCGCGATCCCGCACTATTGACCTCTCCTGGACCACGCGAAGCAGGCTCGAATCGCGAGATTGGAAACCCATCATGACCATCCCCACCACCGGCAGGGCCATCATTCAATCCAACATCGACAGGACGGGCCAGCATATCTTCGCAATCTTCCCCGATGCCGACAATGCGGGCTTTGCCTACACGATCGGCAACGCGCGGCTGGGCCTCCCCGAGCTGCTGATTATCGGAAATTTCGCGCCGATCCTGATGGCATCGGTTCTCAACGAAGTGGGCCAGCGAATGCGCCAGAAGGACCAGGTGCCCGACAAGGATATCGATATCGGCGGCGCTTTCCCGATCCGTCCCCGCCTTGCCGGGGCTGAGGCTCGCACCGCATTCACCATCCAGGTTGGGCGCTTTCTCGGCCATGATGAATATGCCGTCGTTCAGCTCCTCCTGCCCGATCCCATGGGCTTCTATCCCGGCGAGCCAGGATGCGACCCTCGTTACGACGTTCCCCGCCCATGATGCCCTGCCATTGAGGAACGCAGCCATGCGCCCGACCGCGAAAATCCCATGTACCGAACCGGGCCAGCAAAAGCCGGTGTCCCTGATCGTCAGGCAAGCCGGATATCCCGACATGCTGGTGCAAACGCTCGAGCAAGCGTCGCGCGGCTATTGCGAACGCCGCGATAGGACCGGCCTTGGCGCCAGCGCTTTCCCGGAAGCCGAACTCATGCGCGACGGCGTCATCGTCGGCCGCATCAGCTATAACGGCCGCATCTGGCATCCCATCCCATGGCGACCGGGCGACAGGCCCATCTACGACAACACAGCTTGCCATCGCGGCGAGGCCGAGAGCTGACATCCGCTTCAGCCCAACCCGGCCCATGTCTGCAGAGTTTCCAGACCGCTCTCCGGACCGAACAGCGGAGCGGAGGGGGAGGGTGTGTGTGGGAAACCGCGAGAAGCATTGCGCGCCCATGTGAAGGAACCCCCGATGGATATGATCACCTGCAGGGCCCGCATCGCCGGGCAGGCTCCGCTTTACAGCTATCGCGTCCTTGTCCCGCTGGACCAGCTCACCCCCCTCCGTCGTCATCGTGTCGTAATTCTTCATGCCATCACACGAGCCGGACGACAGCCCTGTACCCGGCTCGCCGATGTGCTGGCGCCCAACCGCTGGTTCGAGCGCTATCTCGCCATGCATTGCGGCCTGACTGCGCGCCTCAATCTCGTGTCCCGCCGTGTCGAAGCCATCATCCTGCACGCCATTTTCCCTGAAATGACTGCGCGTCTCGTTCCGCCGATGCTTCAGCTCGATCATGATCCCGGGGAGGCCAGCCATCGCATATCCGGCATCGATCTCAACGCAGCGTTCGATAACCTCGCACCGCGGATCGAAACGCTGATGGCGGCCGATCTTGGGCTTTGCACCGACAATCAACGCCGCGCAGCCTGAAGCAGGATCCAGCCCATGACCAGCTATGCCCCATTCCGTCTCGAAATCGCCGCCTGCCTTTGGGAAACAGTCCTAAACTTTCGCGACCGGCCTCCCACCGATCCCGATGCGCTACAGCGCGCTCTCGCCATCCATAGAGCATTCGACAGGCTTGGGGCTGACGCCCTGCGTCCCATTGTGCTCAGCTGGACCCCTAAGATCGAACGCGCATGGCAGGACGTCGATGACGATTGCCCCTTCGGTCACGACTGGGCCTATATAGGCCGATGGATGGTCGAGAATGTCGACTGGACCCATCCGCACCACCCGGTCCTGCACTCCGATATGACCGGACAGGATGCTGAACAGGCTTCGCCAACCGGCATTGGGGAAGAGGCATCGTCGAGGCCGACGGATACGGTCAGCTGCCAGGATCACCTTGCCCTTTTGGCGCGGGCACGCTCCGCCATCGAACATCCCGATGACCTTGCAAACCATGCACGGACCCAGTTGATCGCGGAAATCCGCGGTGCCGAGGATCTTTTCGAACGATCACCCTTGCCCTGGACGGTCCATCTTCATGCCGCCGCTATCGAGCACCGCTATGGTACCAATATCCATGCCGCCATCGATGAGGCCATGCTGAACGCGGAAATTGCCGCCTGGTGCCGGGAGTGGTGGAAAGAAGCCGGCGACGAACGCGATCCCGCCACGCTCGATGATGAGACCGTGATCGCCGTTTATTTCGACGGGCATCCGTCGGACGGATGCGCTAAGGACCAGCTGCAGGTCGTGCCGCCAGGTCTCAAGGCAACCAGCACTTCGGAACCGGTGGAAATGGGACGCTATTGTGTGCTCTCGACCGCGCATCTCACGGTCCAGACGGCCGGCCTTCTCGATGGCTGGGCATCCTGGCCGCCGACCGAGCGGCCGATCGACATCGCCGCCTCCGTCTACGGCTGGTTCGTGCCCACGCGGTCGCTCGAAGAAACGCGCCAGGCGCTACTGCCGGCAGACCTGCTGCGCTTGATGGTCTTCGGCAGGAGCAGGGGCTTCCAGTTCCTGCTGCTCGATTGCGACGGCGACCGCTCGGACGATTTGCCGATCCACGACTGGTGATCCCGCACTCGAAAGGAAATCCCGATGATTGGAACGCTTGAGCGTGCCGCGACTCCCAGCCGCTCGGCCGGCGCCCAGACACCGCCGACAATACCCGCCCTGCCGCTGCAACCGGGCAAGCTTTATCTTCGGCTCTACCACGGCCGCGCCACGCCCGACGAGCAGATGGAGGACTGGGGCAGCGATGGCCCCGTGATCGGACCGCTCGCCTCGATCCATGTCACTTATATGTGTCATCTGAAATTCGCCGCGGCCCCGGATGTCATGGAACGCTTTTTCCCGGAGGTCATGGCGCAGTGGCAAGCCAGCGGTGTCAGTAACGCCCATGGACCGCTTTGCGACTGGCAATTCAACGTGATCGACGATCTCATCGAATATGGCGGCATCCTATATGGGGATTGGTCGACTTTCCTCGCCGACGATCATGCTGCCCGCTAGCGCGTCCCATCCCATCATGGGGCATCGGCGCTACCCTCCAGCAACGACAGCAGCATCACATGGAGGGCATCTTCCGCGCGCTCCCGCCTTGTCGCATCGCTCGAGGCCAGATCCTTTCGCATCCAGTCGGGCAATCGCCGCACAAGGTCGCGCAGTTTCACATCGTTTGATTGGCTCATCACCCTCCCTTTGCAGGACGGTCATCCCGGCGGCAACCGTCTTGCCCAACTGGCATCCGCAAACCGGGATGAAGGGGGAGGGGGCGGCGCAAGGGAGGCGGACAGACGGTCCGTCGTCGAGACCGGAGATGATCATGCCTCTTCCCGCCACCATCCAGACGGCCGTCAGTCAGGACGCGATCCGTCGCGCATCTCGCCTTTTCTCGGGGGATAGCCGCGACTGTCTCCAGGAGCTGTGCCAGAATGCACGGCGGGCCGGCGCTACGCGCATCGCGATCGATCTCACCCAGCAGGACGGCCGCTTCTCCCTTCATGTTCGCGACGATGGTTGCGGCATCGACGATCCGGCCGCCCTGCTGCTGCTCGGACATTCCGGTTGGGACCATGACATCGCGCGCTCCGAAGACCCCGCCGGCATGGGCATGTTCAGCCTTGCGGGCCGCTCCGTCGAAATCCAGTCCTTTTCGCCATCGGCCGGCACGGCATGGAAAGTGGGCATCCCAGCCCAGGCATGGGACAGCGGCGCACCGCTTGCCCTTGAACAGGGCACGATCGGCTGGGGCACGCTGATCTCGATCGCAATGCCCGATGACTGGCATTTCGGTTTACACAGCATTGTCGCGGATATCGCGCTCCACTTTCCCTTACCGATGACGATGAACGGGGTGTTGCAGCCGCGGAAGGATTTCCTCAAGGACGCGCTACTGGTCGAAGACGCCTGCGGCTGCCGTATCGGCGTCTACAATCTCGATCCGGACTGGCAAGATGGCCGCCGCATCAACTTTCACGGTTTGCGTGTCAAATGCCCCTTGCCTACCATTCGCGAAGTCAAGGACAGCATCGACCACTGGGCCGTCCGGATCGATATTGTCGATGCGCCTGAAATCCATCTGGTACTCCCGGCCCGCAAGGACGTTATCGAAAACGCCGCGCTGAAGGTTCTTCGCGAAGCCGCGGAACGAGCCATATACAAATTCATCGCCACGCAGCCCGATCATCGCCTCCCCTTCTCTGCCTGGAGACGGGCTCACGAACTGGGTGTCACGCTGCCTGAAGCGCGCTGCGCCCTGTCTCTCTGGCATCCACAGACGCCCGACGACCATCATGCGCGCGTCAGCACCGGGTTCGCTTCCGAGGGCCCGATGCTGCTTGTCCCCACGCTGGAGTCCGACATCGCGCAGCCACTCGCGCTCACCCGACGCCAGGCGCCGCTTCAGGCGTTCCAGCTCGTCGAAGAGGAACGCTTGCTCGAAGGCTATAGCTGGTACGACCAGATCCCGATCATCGATCAGCTTTCCTTTCAAATCCACCATGATGGGGCTGAATATCGCCATGGTGACGACCACCATCTTCCCGTTGATCTGCCGTCAGGCCTTGTCGACAGCATCACCCTCGAACTGACAGTCGCTCAGTCCGAATGCGAAAACGCACCACAAGCCATGCATTCCATCAAAGTCCCGGCTCTTGTTTGCCCCAACAACGGTTGGGACATCGAACAGGCAACCATCCTCGTGGCACGCGACAGCGACATCAAACCGGACCGACTGGGGCGCCTGATCTATGCGACATTATTCTGTTCGATCGACGATGGCGACAATGATAGCTGGGAAACCCAGTCACGCGCCTTCGAGCGCGATGCCCGCCAGGAAGCGACCCGGATTCTTCTCGGCGAGGATGCAGCCATCCTTCAGGCCATCACGATGAACGCACGGGATCATCTGACCTGGCTGATCCCGCAGGATCGCAAGATCGTCATTCACGCCGATCGCGACGCCTTCACCGTGGATTTCATCTCGAACTGAACCGCCGGCGGGAGTGCCTGGCGCTCCCGCTACTCCTATCCGCCCCAAATGAAGGAGACCGGCCATGCGCCGCTTCCCCGTGTGCGCCTGCTCGACGGCGCATCTTCCCCCTGCCGAGCGCGACACCATTGACGGCCTGATCCGGAACGCGCCCCGAAGCGGCGGCCGCCTCATCGTCGATCATCCGCTATTGTCGATCGAGCCACACCAATATGGCTTCTGGATCCATCTTGGCCTGCTCGATGACTGGCCGGAGCGCCCCGACGCACTTTCCCCTGAGATCTGGGCTCTGCTGACCCACGCCCGCACGACGGGCGCCAACTGGATCAGCTTCGACCGCGACGAGCCGCATTGCGATCGCTTTCCGGTCTTTCCCGCGATTACGGAAATAGCGGCAACGCAATCCGGCGACCTTGCCGAACCGGTGGCCACCGCGAGGCCTGTGGCCGGGACGACCGTGCGCTGCGCCTCTTGCGGCAGCGCGGATGTGATGCGCGACGCCTGGGCCTGCTGGGACGATCACACCCAGGATTGGGTCCTCGGCTCGGTGTTCGACGCAGCCTTTTGCGAAGCCTGCGAGAACGACACGACACTGGTCGTGGAGATCCTTGAAACCACGGAGATTGCAGCATGACCATGCCATCGGCCTCCATCGACCATCCGGTCACCCATGTCGCCCTCAGTAGCCTCGAGCGCTCGGCCTTGCAGGTCGCTCTTTTCGATCCCGCATCCATCGCGTCGATCCGCGGTGGCGCGCGGCTCAACCTGATCGACGCGGACGACAGCGGCACGCTCAAACATGCCGTCGCCCTGGCCGATTATCCCGATGCGCTCTGGCACGCGGTCGCATCCGCCCTTGTCGAGGCTCCAGCTCCCGCCACTTCACCAGTCTCGCTGGCCGAACTCTATGCGTCCCGCTCCGTTCCCGATCCGCAGCTGTGTGCCTGCTTCATAGCGCTGATACCCGCCGAACTGGAAGCGGCGCTTGAGGCCGAGCATCCCGATGCGCTGGACAGACGCGACGCTTTCGGTGCGCGGATCCATTGCATGCACCGAATGCGCTGGTTCAACGATATTTTCGCCTTCCTGCCGCCCGAGGCGCTGTCGCAAACCGGCTGGCAGGCTGCCGCACGGCAAATCGACCAGCCCGAAGGGCCTCGCTGGGCACCGGAGCTTCTGCTGCGGCGCCGCTCGCTGTTCCACGATCCGAAGCTCGACCGCGCGGCTGCCCTGATCCGGGAGATTGAGGCGTCGCTCTGGATTACCTGCGAAGAACCATTCGGGGCCGGCCAGGATTTCGACGCCTATCGAGCCGGTCTGTTCAGCCAGGTGATGGCCGACCCTTGTGCGTTAGGAATCCTTCACGATGATGGCGATCACCAGTTCGCTGTCGTGACCGATGCCCTGGAAGCGGCCGGTCATGACTGGCGCAATGCTGGACCCATCATTCTTCCGGCAGCGATCGCCGCCTGAATTCCCTCTCCACATTCAACGCGAACGACCGCCTTCTGGCGGCCGGTCAAGGAGTATGTCCGATGAACATTCCCATCAGCAATTTCACCCGCGACGCCCGCGTTCCGCTCGGCCATTGCTCGACCGGTCCCCTCGAACTGGATCTCGGCAAGCTGATGTCGGGTCGCTGCCTGATCCAGGGATCATCGGGCGCGGGCAAGAGCCAGACGCTGCGCCGGATCATCGAGGAAGCCTTCGACTATCTCACGACCATCATCGTGGACCCGGAGGGAGAGTTCGCCAATCTCGCCGCGCATATCGGCGCGACCACGGTGGTCGCGCGCGACTATGCCAATGACGGTCTCACCGCACTTGCGCTGCGCACGCGCCAGCACCGGATCGCGTTGCACCTCGATCTCACCGATCTCGAACCCGATCACCGCATCGAGAAGGCGGCCGCCTTTTTCGCGGGGCTGCTATCCGCGCAACGCGAACATTGGGCGCATACAGTGCTGGTATGCATCGACGAAGCGCATCTGCTGGCACCGCATATGGCAGCGTCCGCCCGTGATGCAGAAACCCGCCGCCTGGGCGTTGCCACGCTGACCGACATGTGCGCCCGGGGTCGCAAGCGCGGCATCGGTACGATCATCGCCACGCAGCGCCTCGCCAAACTCGCCAGTTCGGTGGTCTCGGAACTGCATAATCATCTGATCGGCCTCAACGTCTTCGACCGCGATGTGGCGCGCGCCGCGGACCTGCTCGGGTTCGGCAGCGATCAGGCAGCGCTATTGCGCCTGCTTCCACCCGGCGAGTTCTTCGCCTTCGGTCCCGCACTGGCCGCCACGCCCGTGCTCGCGAAGATCGATCCGACGATTACGCCCCATATCGGCCGCACGCCTGACCTTGTGGCCGCCGCCGACCTCGGCCCGGACGAGAGCCGCACTTTGCTCGACCTTGAAAATCTGCGCGAGGTTGCGCCGGTCAGGACCACCCATGCTGCCATGCGGGGACAGCGCGCGCTCGACGCCTTTCTGCTCGACCCTGCCGCTCCCGCCGCCGCACGCATTGTCGGTGCCCTGGGCAACATTGCGCCTAATGCCACTACGTCCGACGATCTTGCGCGCCACCTTGCGCTTGCCGCCAATGATGTCGACGCCGGACTGGATCTGCTCGCTGCCATCGGCGCGTCCGACACGATGCCACGCGGGGATACGCGTATTGCGCGTCTGTCGGCCCGGTTGCGCCTGCGCGTCGTCGATACGCCCGTCGTCGG
This window encodes:
- a CDS encoding ATP-binding protein, producing MNIPISNFTRDARVPLGHCSTGPLELDLGKLMSGRCLIQGSSGAGKSQTLRRIIEEAFDYLTTIIVDPEGEFANLAAHIGATTVVARDYANDGLTALALRTRQHRIALHLDLTDLEPDHRIEKAAAFFAGLLSAQREHWAHTVLVCIDEAHLLAPHMAASARDAETRRLGVATLTDMCARGRKRGIGTIIATQRLAKLASSVVSELHNHLIGLNVFDRDVARAADLLGFGSDQAALLRLLPPGEFFAFGPALAATPVLAKIDPTITPHIGRTPDLVAAADLGPDESRTLLDLENLREVAPVRTTHAAMRGQRALDAFLLDPAAPAAARIVGALGNIAPNATTSDDLARHLALAANDVDAGLDLLAAIGASDTMPRGDTRIARLSARLRLRVVDTPVVGLV
- a CDS encoding ATP-binding protein codes for the protein MPLPATIQTAVSQDAIRRASRLFSGDSRDCLQELCQNARRAGATRIAIDLTQQDGRFSLHVRDDGCGIDDPAALLLLGHSGWDHDIARSEDPAGMGMFSLAGRSVEIQSFSPSAGTAWKVGIPAQAWDSGAPLALEQGTIGWGTLISIAMPDDWHFGLHSIVADIALHFPLPMTMNGVLQPRKDFLKDALLVEDACGCRIGVYNLDPDWQDGRRINFHGLRVKCPLPTIREVKDSIDHWAVRIDIVDAPEIHLVLPARKDVIENAALKVLREAAERAIYKFIATQPDHRLPFSAWRRAHELGVTLPEARCALSLWHPQTPDDHHARVSTGFASEGPMLLVPTLESDIAQPLALTRRQAPLQAFQLVEEERLLEGYSWYDQIPIIDQLSFQIHHDGAEYRHGDDHHLPVDLPSGLVDSITLELTVAQSECENAPQAMHSIKVPALVCPNNGWDIEQATILVARDSDIKPDRLGRLIYATLFCSIDDGDNDSWETQSRAFERDARQEATRILLGEDAAILQAITMNARDHLTWLIPQDRKIVIHADRDAFTVDFISN
- a CDS encoding ABC transporter ATP-binding protein — encoded protein: MKVTTFGILVRLTRLMLSADLGARRSLIEAFALEALVIAMGVAGPYALKLLIDTLAGPVGPPMQLLLYILLFVGCWAGASILETARLSCTAKMVDALARLLKTHALGAALPQITAARDSRSGRVPGMLERLPYSLTLVVEGLIWRLGPVFLQALASLAVIASLIEPRNVLILGVTLLGFLGATWMGAARHRVHADASNAAASHVSRTIGDIVRNARRVILNGALDRELHYVGRTLSAKRQANGAMYRSLTIMAALQFCIVGAGLVALLMLAGLDVGKGRMTAGEFVLLQTYAFRLTVPLSSLGYILAQAGVAIANIRDVLALTNAEDERGSWQPDRFADADLAAENLSFRYDDGLPALAGISLHIASGRFVAIVGPNGSGKSTLAQILAGVLAPASGRVEIAGVDIATIPWSERHRYILYAPQFIGLFNRSLRENILYPPANQPISDVEELLHVWRFHEPGRPIDFDMELGEQGERLSGGQIQKLELARLAGVDVPVLILDESTSALDPRSEADVIARLQCRTNSATTLIMITHRLATAKGADQVLFMKGGRLVGSGTHAELMQGCASYQALWLAPQE
- a CDS encoding DUF932 domain-containing protein, with the translated sequence MATLARMNEAPPVSAPYRIDVSRGRMSSRVSSEWFSRPDDEKYLSLTSLYDAVRGRADRATTRIVESRAIRVEAKSDNPERLMLMAPGDDRPLAPTNWSFGQVASLVGAPASYLRQLPAALAGINLQQGLMTHRGEQVKLLQTDNGRTELRAATGSEYGRIFDWELVQAVMAFAGDGVGDTRWKVPGTIQWGSMTYNPHVDITKETTTLYASDRDIFLFLVDDTHPIEAGKLPNGDPDLYFRGFYAWNSEVGSKTLGIATFYLRGVCANRCLWGVENFEEVNIRHSKFAGARFAHQAAPALEHFANSSPSHFISGIKAARERIVARKDEDREPFLRRRGFSKAETTKIIQTVLAEEGRPPESIYDFVQGITALARSKPHQDSRLELETKARKLLEQAL
- a CDS encoding DUF4262 domain-containing protein, which produces MTIPTTGRAIIQSNIDRTGQHIFAIFPDADNAGFAYTIGNARLGLPELLIIGNFAPILMASVLNEVGQRMRQKDQVPDKDIDIGGAFPIRPRLAGAEARTAFTIQVGRFLGHDEYAVVQLLLPDPMGFYPGEPGCDPRYDVPRP